In the genome of Brachypodium distachyon strain Bd21 chromosome 3, Brachypodium_distachyon_v3.0, whole genome shotgun sequence, the window TCAGGGGGACAAAAGCAAAGGATTGCAATTGCACGCGCTATCATTAAGAACCccaaaatatttttgttaGATGAGGCTACTAGCGCATTGGATGTGGAGTCAGAGAGGATAGTTCAAGAGGGACTGAATAGGATTATGGTTGACAGAACTATGATTGTGGTTGCACATCGTCTAACTACTGTGAGAAATGCCCATTGCATATCAGTTGTTCAACAAGGAAAGATAGTTGAGCAAGGTCAAGATTCCATTCCCATGGCTCACTTCTTATCAATCACCTATTTGTCATATTTTAACTACACTCATCAATTTCTTACCTTGATGTACTCTTTAACAGGTCACCATGATGAATTAGTACTAAACCCAAATGGGGCTTACTTTCAACTTATTCAGCTTCAAGGAAtctcagaagaagaagagcagaaAGTAGATCGTCGAATGCCTGATACAAGGTCTAATAATACACACCTGTCATTTAGGCTGTCTATTAGTAGAGATTCTGCAGGGAATAGTAGTCAGGATTCCTTAACCCTCCCACTCGGGCAGCCTGGCACAGTTGAGTTTTCCGAAGACAATGATACATGCGGGGAGAATCAGAAAGAGCATGATGATGATTGTGAAGTCCCAAAGAAAGGTCCTATGGGAAGGCTAGCGCTTCTTAACAAACCAGAGGTACCTATGATTCTGCTAGGATCCATTGCTGCAGGAGTTCATGGAGTGCTTTTCCCAATGTTTAGTGTAATGCTTTCCAGTGCGGTTAAAACTTTCTACGAGCCACCAGATAAACTCAAAAAGGATTCTAGCTTTTTGGGTCTGATGTGTGTTGTGCTGGGTATCATTTCGATAATCTTGATACCAGCAGAGTTCTTCTTGTTTGGAATTGCCGGAGGGAAGCTTATAGAGCGCATCCGTGGTTTGTCATTTCAAAGCATTGTGCACCAAGAAATGGCATGGTTTGATGATCCTAAAAATTCCAGGTTACTTAcgatttttttctcttggtttCTACATTCTCTAGATTCCATGGCTTTACTTTCATGTACTAATTGCCAAATTATGTATTACAGTGGAGCACTTGGTGCAAGACTGTCAGTTGATGCATTGAATGTCCGTCGTTTAGTGGGAGATAACTTGGGCTTGACTATTCAGGTTATATCAACACTTCTAGCAGGATTTATCATTGCTATTATAGCTGACTGGCAGCTCTCTTTGATCATCATGTGTGTGATTCCACTAGTGGGTCTCCAGAGTTATGCCCAAGTGAAGTTCTTGAAGGGTTTCAGCCAAGATGCTAAGGTAATCCACGAATATATGCAGCTAGGCATTTCTTCTAGTGGTATGACGTTCTTAAAATGATTCCCAAAAACTAAATATTACTACACTGTATTTCCATCAGACCTGTTCCTCTGGACATAAGTAGGGTCCCTGAAGTGCAAATTTGACCATTTTCACTATGATATAGTTAAAAATCCCagcaaaaataattataattTGCAATGACAAATCTAGCATGTGATTTAATTAAAATAGATTTAAATATAGagaaaaatactttttttgTCCCTCAACTTGTCGGAAAGTTCATTTCTCGTCCCTCAAAAACAATTCGAACTTTTTTCATCCCTCAACtttcaaaaccggacactTTTACTCCTTAAGGCTATCCGAAGCGGTTTGTCTAGCCACGTGTCCGGTTTGCACTTAATTCCGTGACCGCCGAGGCTGTTGAAATTGGCCGTCGTCGTGCTCTGGATCTCGTCCAGGCACTGGTTGTACTCCATCTGCATCATCCATATCttgattggaaaaaaaaataatgaaaaaacTATGCGAAAACCAGACACGTGGGATAGGAAAACCACTTTGGATGGACTGAGGGACTAAAagtgtccggttttgaaaattgaggAACGAAAATAGTACGAAATTTTTTTGAGGGCCGAAAAACGAACTTTTCgacaagttgagggacgaaaaaagtaCTTTTCTCTTAAATATATGGGTGGCAAGAGTGTCGAGTTTTTTACTCTGTTTATCCTAAAACGACACACCAGAGCGAGCAGTAATGTTGTCTGGAATCTGGATGTTGTTAGTTTCTTAGTGAGTATCAAACTAGAACTACCTAACCCCTGCTTCACATCTCACATATGTCGTCATGCTCATCCGTGTCCCCCCATGCCTGGATCATTCCTCCATGTTCGTGCTTGCCCTTGGCCTGCAACATTACAGCGTGTCCTCGGTGACTCATTTCCGCCACGCCACGGCGTCCACGCCATGCCTCTTTGGGACCCATGCCATGTTCCATTTCATTTGAGAAAGTAAGGAGCTGGTCAACTTAGTTTTCTAAGGGGACTGGGGGAGCTTCGGTGTGTTTCCATTAGTTAGcgtattaatttgtttttttagatttttagTAGTGTGTGTGATTGTGAGCCCATAACACCATTGTACTCACTGCCTCTGCTCCTGGTCGTTACTTCAGCAAGTGGACGAGCGGGAGATTTTTATGGAGGCATGTACAAAAGTGGAGCAGGTGGTTTAGGAGATGTTTACCCACAGTGGGTGGCAGTCTGATTTACACCATGGGGTGCTAGTTGAGTGTTCAGCTTGTTATAAAACGATGTTTATGGGTGTTGTTTTGCGTCAGATCATTTTGGTTGTGTGCATTTTGTTATGAAGAGACCGAGTGTGAACTTTGTGTTGATGCATTGGCTTGATGCAACGTTACGGTTCAATAAAGCTCCGATAATAAAAAAGAACCCCTAATAGTATATAATAGTAGAGATGTAACATTGTTTTGTTCTACGAAGTTTAAAAAGTGCAGTCAAATATTATAATTTCATAAGAATAGGAAGAATCGTCGTTTACTTTAGAtaattatttttcctttttgaaagCTTGTTAAGTTTGTGATGTCGGGTTGCTGATTTTCCAGATGATGTATGACGATGCAAGTCAACTGGCCATAGATGCAATTAGTAGTATTAGGACTATAGCTTCTTTCTGTTGTGAGAAAAGAATTACAAGAATATATGATCTCAAATGCGAAGCCTCAATGAATCAAGGAGTCAGAACTGGAATAGTTGGAGGAATTGGATATGGTTTCTCATTCATGATGCTGTACCTTGCATACAGTCTTTGTTCCTATGTTGGAGCACAATTTGTGCGCCATGGAAAATCAAGTTTTGACGACGTTTTCCGGGTATGTAAAGAATTACTTCAGTAGGATCATTTCTTCTTAAGTCTTTCAATTCTTCGTAAGAAATTTTTTAGTCTTAATCTCTGCATCCTTAACCACAGTTAGTACTTTCAAGATCTGATTTCGCATACTAATAATAAGTCAAACCTTGCAGGTTTTCTTTGCACTGGTTATGGCAACTATTGGAGTATCTCAATCTAGCGCAAGGGCCACCGATTCATCAAAAGCAAAGGATTCAGCTATATCCgtttttgctttgcttgacAGAAAGTCCGAAATCGACTCAAGCAGCAAGGAGGGTATTACATTGGATGTGGTCAAGGGCGACATTGATTTCCTACATGTCAGTTTCAAGTACCCAACTCGTCCAGATATTCAAATCTTCACTGACTTTACCATGCACATACCCTCTGGCAAGGTCAGCTTACTTTTCCTATCCTAGTCACATACGTAGTACAGTGATTTACTTAGCAGCTTGCTTTCCTTATGATCTTCTGTAGACTGTTGCACTTGTTGGAGGGAGTGGTAGTGGCAAGTCAACAATAATCGCACTGCTGGAGCGATTCTACGATCCTAATTCAGGTACCATCTCACTGGATGGTGTGGAAATAAAGAGCTTAAACATTACTTGGTTGAGAGACCAGATGGGACTGGTGAGCCAAGAGCCTGTACTCTTCAATGACACAATCCATGCGAATATATGCTATGGTAAGAATATGGAAgtcaccgaggaggagcttaTTGCGGCCTCAAGGGCATCGAATGCACATGAGTTCATATCGAGCCTTCCACAAGGATATGCTACCTCTGTTGGGGAGAGGGGGATACAGCTATCTGGTGGCCAGAAGCAGCGGGTGGCAATTGCAAGGGCTATACTCAAAGATCCTAAGATGCTACTACTTGATGAGGCGACTAGTGCCTTGGACGTTGAGTCGGAACGCATTGTTCAAGATGCCTTAGATCATGTGATGGTTGGCAGGACCACGGTTGTTGTGGCGCACCGCCTCTCGACAATCAAAGCTGCTGACATGATTGTTGTTCTCAAGGATGGTGCAGTAGTGGAGAAAGGAAGACATGAGGCGCTGATGAACATCCAAGGTGGAGTGTATGCTTCACTAGTAGAACATCACTTAGTGTGATGTGATCATTTGTTGTTGTAGTTGTAGAACTGTAATCTTTCGATCATAATGAACGGCTTTGTGCTTCTGCTTTTCGATTTTGAATTTCCCAAATTTATGTGTAAATGGGTGTAGCTTTTCTACCGTGCCTAATAGGCTAATACATATATAATATAAATATTTAAGCTAGAAGCTGCAATAGAAACTAAAGCTGCACTATTTCCTTTCAACGGGCGCACACTTCAATCAGTGAGTATGGTCCAAGCAGAGAGTGCATGAATGTATCTCATGATATCCCATATATAGTCAGCTGCATGCAAACTAGAGATGCTATTACGTGCATTTGTTTTCCAAATTGAACaattcaaaaaggaaaaactttCAAATCGGTGTCAGAATTTTGATTTGCTTTCGCTGtcggttttttttaaaaccaaCTTTTATTTCGACAACTCTTGAACTTTTGGTCCACTGCATGACTGCATCCAATTCTGACTTCTCTGATGGACTCTTTGACTGCATTATAGGCATTTTCACTCGCGTGATGGTATATTTGCCTTCTTTACTCGAACTTTCTATCCATTGCAGCATCCAAAACAACTTTGGCTCATTCGCTAGCAACtttgcatatattttttcagCAGCAAAGATACATATCATCAAGCATACATTTACACATAGATCATGTCAACACCATATTTACTTTGCATTTCTTTTCGAAAACGGAAGTTATATTAATCTCACGGAATATCGATCTGTACAAGACAGAGTATCAACTCCTCAGCCTGTATATGCAAGACGCGCACATCCGTAAAGTACCAAAATGCAACGATTGGAACCAGAACTCTAAACCGATCCAATTCGTAGAATAGATTGTCTCCAAGTTGGGTAAGAAAAGGTCTCTAACCACTCAGTCCAATTTGTAAGTTGCATGTCATCAAACACAGCTCTCGGTCAACTGCTTTTGAGAAGTGTAGACCAAGTGACCAACTACATTAAGTGTTACAATATTTCTGCATAGCCAAATTGCCCAATATAAAATTGTTCCCCTAGTCATAAGAAACATGCTCAAGCTGACCAAAAACCTAACATATGAGGTACATTAGGAAAGGGATAAATTATATATTATAACCTACTTCAACCATTGACTACACGGCACGAGACatggcataaaaaaaaaaggtaaactATAGTCTCACAAAAACATCAGTTAGCACTACCATGCCTATTCTGAAGTACCGAGGGAAACTCCACAGTAGCACAAACAAAGAGCTCTGAGTGTTGTATGGTGGAGTTCTTAGCCTTGGCAAAACAAGAGCTCAGATGTgaaatacttcctctgtcccaacaaaggatgtctcaattttgactaaatttgaatgcatctatacaccaagtcatgtgtagatatattcaaattttaacaaacttgagacatcttttgttggacggagggagtataatttttttaacccAATAATTGCTCGAACATACACAACAAGGGCTTAAGGTTTTGAGCTTTATCTAAATCATGGTCCATAAAAAGGATCACATTGTCCGCATATTGCAGAATAGACAAGCCACCATCTACTAGATGTGGCAGTACTCCTCCGCCAATTAGACCATCAACTAACTCTTTCAAGCATAGCCACAATGTTGATCTTTCCGAGTTTGAATTAAATGTCCAACGTtgccccccccacccccccccaccccccccccacacCCCCAATCCATTTCCCAAATCCACGAATTCCACTGTGCACAAATCACGGCTTGACGATATGTATCACAAACAATTAATATCACAAGTGTGCTATAGTCCTGCCTTCAAAAAGAAAGTGTGATATAGTCCTAATGCATTGCAAACACGTGCTTCCAAGACATGGACTTGAACTTTCCTGTACTTTTAACATTTCCGAGTCTCCCGTGTGATCATCTATTCTTATGTATCCACGCCACATTGCATTTCCTATCATGATCAGAATCTACAGAGAATTTACGCAATTATTGTGGCACCGTGCGGCTACAAGACCCAGGCGGATCCGTATACAGAAATGCTAATGTACAGGCATTTCTAGGGGAACAAGCAGTCTTGTCGTGAAGTATCTATACAGCTTTCACTGGTCCCGATCACGGTCACGGTAAATTGGCTGCGGCGTCCACTTGAAGTGCAAGTTCAGCTTTCCGGATTTAGCACCTTGTAACGCATATGTATCTTGGAACTCACCTTCAAGTATCGCTCTTGTAAGTGTCAAGATGCATCTCCCAATGTAATCCTGCAATTTCGGTAGATTAAAATTAGCCCAAGAAAATCTAAATAACAGAGACCACGTTTAAGGCTACAGGATGTACTGAAGCATAGTTTTTACTTCAGTAGTCCCTGGACGAAAACTTCGCAGGTCTCACAGATATTGCTTGAGGGTAAACCTTGAAGGTAGTTAGACTCAGATTAGTTATAACACTAAACCCATGATTCAAAATCTACTTGACCCTATTCACATCTCTAACTCCGACCCAAATCTTACGGGACTGTCATTGGAGATATGCAGCGATCTCACCTGACTATTTGTGTTTTGTTCTCTTTCTGCTCCACTGTCACCTTTTCAAGTCACCCAGATCCCGCACCCAATCCGATGCCCATCTTATGCTACCAGCCATTGTAGCATACTATTTCCCTTTTTTGCAGGTGCACATTTTATGGCAAGCTTTGCAACTATGGATTTTGCTTTACCTTTTTCTTACACGATGTGCATTATTTATTGGAGTGTGGCTGCACCCATGTGTGGAAAATTCATATCTGTATGGGAAATGACTTCCTGGTTCAATCCATTCCGAGAGTTATATGTTGCAGAACTACAAACAGTTAAAGATATATAAAGTAACATACGCAACAGTTTTGAACACTGGACAATTAAATATTAGGAGGTGCAAGTGTGCAACCCCACCAGAGGTCCACAGCTAGTCCCTTCAGTGTATCCTCGTTTCTTCCTCATTTTTTCCCACAATTTTGTTCAATGAtcagcaagaaaaaaacagttcAACAAGTGCTACAATGCATATTCCGCAAACCCCTATCAAATCCAGGACATCAAAATCTTGATCTATAATCATATGCATATTACATGAAtaaatctactccctccgatccataataagtgtcagggatttagtacaaagttgacCATCaaaatccccgacacttattatggatcagagtaTCTAATATGACCATCAAAATTAAGAGAGATGAAACAGAAATGAACCTTTCCAAATGTATCATGGTCCCATACTTCCACCATGAGCAAGTCATGCAGGGCATCTTCTACTACAAAGTCAAATGTCTGGTTCCATATTGGATTTAGCGTCTCAGTCACCACCTGCAAATATATTGAATCATatatggaaaaagaaaaatggtgaCACAGAACTGCAGATAGGTACAGAAACTAACCCTTGTCTTCTTTTTGGTTTCTCCCTTCTTTAGATACAAGACAACAAATGGGTCAGCCTTTCCCATCACATCCATTGCTGGCAATTCTTCTGCAGATATAACAGTTACTGAAAGGACTCCTCGCATAATAACATTTTTCCTCTGGTTGACATCAAATCCATTAGACTCTGTCTTGAGGACCTTTTCCAAAGATGTTAACTGGATCTGACTAGCAAAAGGATTGGAGACCCCTTCTTGTTTACCAAAAGGGTAGTACAGGAGCTCCAGGTGTACCTGACAAACAAATGGACAAATCATTAACTTCTCTACAAGAAATATTTAGAAGTGCCAGTGCCATGATGTACCCTAAGAGATGGCCCATATCACTTCCATTCAATGATCCATGAAACCGAAACATAGACAAAGAAACACCATACATTGACAGTCATCATCATGTAATTACAGaataaaaatgattaaataaACCAATCTTTGGCACCGCAGTTCTTGGCTTTATCTCGCGATATGGCATAAAACTGCCAGATACTACATTTCAGCATTGATTGGCTAAGAGAAGTAGCGTCACGATGCAAAGAGATTATTTGGCTCCATGTTTACTAACTcatctttattttttccaCAAAAAACTCGTTATATAAGTAACTTGGACAAATTGTTTCTTTTCGTATGAAATGAAACAGGGCGAAAATcctttcatctaaaaaaaaaaactcgttATATAAGAACAACACTCTCATCAGCAGAAGGCTTGAGGATCCCCATGAACATGAAGCCTGAGATAACAAAAAACTAAGTTGCTCATCTTATAAAACAGTACATGAGTTGCTTCGTTCACTACAATACTCAGAGTTTCTACCGCATACAATTAAACAGAAGTCCgaaatccatttttctttaaaTTTAAACATAAGGTCTGAAGAAACCAATAAATGCTCAACTAGGTCCATGAAGCTGCCACAATGCCACAGTTGCTCAACTGGGTGTACTCCGTCTACTTGAAGTTGTTCATGCGCCGTGCGGTCTTTGATCTGTCGATGAGACGAGGCGAGGATGATCTGAACAGCTTGGCAAGGATGCGGAGCCGAGCTGAGGCTGGCGGTGTGGGTCGGAAGTGGGGTAGCAAGGGGGACCGATCCAGTGGCCCGAAAGGTCAAGGTGGTGGCGCAGGAGTAGGGCTCAGATTGGCGCAGCGCAGGCTAAGTCGGTGGCATAGGATGGGGCAGGGTGCTGCGGACGGACACAGGCGACGGTGAATAGGGAGCTAGTGGTGGCGAGAATTTGcatggccggcggcagcaATCGATCGCTGGAGGCAGCAAATCAGCCTGCGACGGGAGGGAGGGATGGCGAGGGGGGTAGCATCGGACGAGGTGAAATTTTAGCCTGCCAAAAAAATCTCAGGATAGGGGGTGGTGTTGTCCCTATTTCTGGTGAGATTTGAGAATATAGGGTGAACCCCTAAAAAAATTATTGGGATTGGGGATCTGTTGGAGCATGAAAGTTGGCTTTTTAGCAGTTTTTACTTTTTACTTTTTTAGGGATTGGGGGTGGTACAGGGATTTGCCAGACATGCTCTAAGACAGAGAATAAGAACGACCTGGTCTACCAGTGTGGGCCATGATATGACCAGAGGCCACCATGTTCGGCTAGCTAACTGTCAGGTAAGAGGAAACAGAGGTTTCCTGGAGTAACATAGACCGAGGACAGGAAAGACATGGGTTAAGTGTACTTTGTTGGTTATTCTAAATTATCGATGTCACTAGAAAACACTTTATTAAatagaacaaaaaaacataaagAGCAAAAGTGGCAGGAATACATTACTTGGAATTATATTAGTAGTTTAGTACTCAGCAGTTACATTCATAATGGTAAATAGCAAATGCCATGAGACCATAATGGTATGGAACCACATGTTAGTAAGCTATAAAGCTATATATAGGGAAGTTATTATGAAAACTGCACCAACTGACCTGACCACGAGGTTTCTTATCCCTCTGAATTTCAAGGTCTTTCACAAGTTCCAACCAAACATCTTTCACCTTTCCAGGCTGAAGATCCGCCAAGTCTACTCGAGCACAACCAATAATCTCCGATGGTTGCAGCCCTTCGTCATCATAAATTTTCACAGTCAGATGCTGGGTTACTGAGTCCTCGACCACAAATTCATAGTGTTCGTTCCAGATAGGGTTCAAATCATTGTTCTGCAGCAGAATAAATGTAAGGGTGCagttcattttatttgatcAGATGAATGCATCTTACTTACTAttgttttgcttttcttcgtTTTTGCACTCAGTGGGCGTATATAAAGCACAGCAAATGGGTCAGACTTTCCAACAAGGTCTTTGTTCTTCAAGTCCCTAGCTTCCACAAGTTTTACTTCTAATACTCCAACAGGTTTCAGTTCCAAGTCACTGAAAAGGGTAGGCATAATGTCACTACTCGTAAGACAGACatagaattatactccctAATCTTCAAAGTAATTAATTACCTATAGTCTCCTGGCACAATGGGAACAATTATGCGATTAGGCCATGTCAGTGTGTCCTCAATGGTATCACGTATTGTTCCCTGAGTTGTCTCAAGAATGAAATATGTGCAGCAGTATGCAAATTAAGTGTTAGCTGATACTGTAGGGGTTACCATACCTCAATGGCATCAGAAATTCCAGGAATTGCTGTCATTTCGCCACCAACAACCTTGAGGGTGAAATCTACCTTGCTCTGAAGTCAAATTAATTTCAATGATTTAATTCGCTGTGATTTTTTGCAACATCGTATGATCAAAAGAAACTGGTGTACCTTCTCTCTCAAAGAAACACAAACAGCTCCAAAGCAGGGGAGTTCAGAAACCAGAGGCTTAAAGACTAGCCGCAGTACTCCTGTGAATCCAATATTTTTTACCTACAGATAGAAGAACTTAGAAACAGATATTAGTGCTTTAAATAAGTGGTTGCaccatgataaaaaaaatagagtaaATATTATGGAACCCCAACAATTGGGGATTTGGTATCAGATAACCACAACCTTTGGGAAAAAATCACATAACCACAAGTATTTCGTTAATTATAAACAGAGAACCCAAATTATGAGATCTGGGGCCTCGTACAGCAAAACTGACCAGTTGGGACCATTGGTCAGTCAGCACATGGACAGAAAAACCTGGACCCTGAGCCGATCCCGACCAGACGGCGAAACAGACTTGCCCGACCCCAACCAGTCGAGCCCAGGTTCAGCTTTGGTCTGTTTTTTGCCACGTGGCAACTGCAGGTGGCCCCAACCAGTCAGTTTCACTGTCAAAGGCTCTAGATCTCATCATTTGGGTTCCCGGTTGCAAGTTAGGCAAATAGTTATTATGTAAAAAAACTCCAAAAGTTGTGGTTATCTGACACCAAATCCCCAATGCCGGGGCTCCATGATATCTACTCAAACTAATAAGATGAGAAGGTTAGTGTAGCATGATGCAAGGAGAATAAAGAGTCAGCTATGAAACTCAAGTCAAATGTGACATTGTTTCCGCGTCTCTGGTAATTCTGTTCAaaaatcaaaccaaaaggAGTAATACAATTCTCATTAGAAGAAACTGAATCTTCAAATTGCAATCGCTAGACACGAGTATAGCTGTAGTTTGTTTGTTATTACTGATACGAAGTGAGAATACTCCATGGTAACACATCTAAAATCACATTTTGTAATGCAGGGTTCTGTATTTAAATGCACATTACTACATTTGTGAATTACCTGCACAGGGAGTGAAATCCCCAGTGTTGTTTGGATGTCGAGTACTATGTTGGGATTACCATCCCACTGCATCTCAAGCTCCATGGTGATACCAGAACTGTCACTATCCAGGATTGAAACTCCTGAAAAGATCATTTGTTAAAATCATTTGTAAGAGGATCCAACCAGCCATAACATGAATACGACAAGGGAGAAGAAATCATCAACAGAAAACTATGATATCACATAAATGTGTTCCTCATCGATGACATATGATTTGAAAAGGCATCGGGATACTTCAGCTCTATGTTTCAAAGAAACAGATATTGTTGATGTATCATGAAACAGCAAACAGCGTTTTCTGGCCTGGTAATATGTATAAGCTGGGTACAGATCTTTGGTTCAGGATGCATGAGAGATCTGTTGCTGCACTAACTGTTATTGAACAAACATTATGAGAAGGTCTTACCCTGTTATGTTGGAAGAAACAAAGCCACTCAACTATGTTAATACCCTTATGAAGCATGACGTGGGTGACCATATTAAACATAAGGTTTGTGAACCAATAAACAGAACAATTGTTAGCTGGTTGTTGATGTTCTTTTCCAGCCTTGCCATAGCTATAGACGAACTTTTCTCTAAACATAAGTCGTTCTACAACCTCGAGGCGTATTTTACTCCCTGCTATTTTACCTTAGTTGAGTAAGTTTCATTCTAACTGTAGAAATTAAAATTTCAATGTCAAAAGGGGGTAAAACAAAGAATTAATTATTTCAATGAGGGAAAAGGCTATGATTCATGTACTCATTAATTCATGTGCACAAAATTAAAAACTTAAGAGAACCAAGCTCAGGTTGGGTGGTCAGCCCAGCGAGGGATGCTGGCTGCCCACCAGGGTTCGACCCCCGAAGGTCGCAGTCTGGTGTCTCACTTTGCCAAAAATTAatatatgtatctatatactgtcAGAATGAAATCGCGCATCTCTTACAGTTTAATGTCAGAAA includes:
- the LOC100823592 gene encoding synaptotagmin-5, whose protein sequence is MAFLFGALLGLVLGVAVVMAFARFENSRAEQRRELAATVSSFSKLTVQDLKKLIPPEFYPSWVSFTQKQKLKWLNQELTKIWPFVNEAASELIKTSVEPVFEQYKSFILASIHFSKLTLGTVAPQFTGVSILDSDSSGITMELEMQWDGNPNIVLDIQTTLGISLPVQVKNIGFTGVLRLVFKPLVSELPCFGAVCVSLREKSKVDFTLKVVGGEMTAIPGISDAIEGTIRDTIEDTLTWPNRIIVPIVPGDYSDLELKPVGVLEVKLVEARDLKNKDLVGKSDPFAVLYIRPLSAKTKKSKTINNDLNPIWNEHYEFVVEDSVTQHLTVKIYDDEGLQPSEIIGCARVDLADLQPGKVKDVWLELVKDLEIQRDKKPRGQVHLELLYYPFGKQEGVSNPFASQIQLTSLEKVLKTESNGFDVNQRKNVIMRGVLSVTVISAEELPAMDVMGKADPFVVLYLKKGETKKKTRVVTETLNPIWNQTFDFVVEDALHDLLMVEVWDHDTFGKDYIGRCILTLTRAILEGEFQDTYALQGAKSGKLNLHFKWTPQPIYRDRDRDQ